A segment of the Drosophila gunungcola strain Sukarami chromosome 2R unlocalized genomic scaffold, Dgunungcola_SK_2 000020F, whole genome shotgun sequence genome:
GATAtctttatatttgttattcattttttaatcCAAAAAGAAAAGTGCATAGATCAAATGACTCGAAGTGGTACAGAAGTTGGACAGTAGTCGCTAAGCTCACACACTTTAACAGCTATGAGCACCTCAATTAGTATTCTCATATCTTATCCGAAACATGTTTCAGTTATGGGACATTAAGATGGCTTGACGCATTTCACTTTTCAATAACAGCGAAATCTAATTAATGTCCGAGTGACAcgacaaataaaaatcagtgGGCTGGCCGCAGCAAATTGGCGACAAAAGGCGCTGCACTGGCAAATCCCAAAGTGCTGGGCCTCCccatacacatatatatacatatatacgtAGTATATATAGATACAGATGTCTGCGATTTACATACACGGGTCTATGTGATTTTGTGGGCTAAACAAGAATTTGCGCACTCGGCAGCCAGTTGGTCGAGCAGCAGGCTGCCATAATTTTGGTGCGGATTTCGGGGCTGTGTATTCGCGATGCCGTTCGAGTTATGGGCCTGACAACTTTGATTTTCACATTAGCCGGGTAGTCGGTGGGCCACCCCCAAACCCCCTTTTCAGCCGCCCCTGTCGGTCGTGGCCAACATTCGTATTCCAGTCAGAGGCGAGAGCCCAGACGCTTGGCGACTCGCAGACCTGGCCATAAGTGCAGTAAATCATTTTACGCGTGTTTGCCGAAGGGGGAGCGGTATATAGATATGGCCGAGACTTGGACTGACACCTCCTCCTCCGTCTCCTTCCGATCTCTACCTGCAGATGAAGCTCCCCGCCTGCGCCGCCAAACAGGGCGAGTGCGATGATAACGAGGGTTCCGTCTGCGGCACCGACGGCCAGACCTATCCCACCAGGTGTCACCTGCTGCGGGCGCAGTGCGGCGGCCACCAGGTGAGCCTCAAGTACAGCGGATCCTGCAATGGTAAGTATCGTTATAACATATTACTTTGGATGTACCCCTAGATGTAGTTACGGAATTCTAGCTCTTCTGATAATCAGGTTAAGCTGATGATAGTTTTCCTTTACCTAAGGTCGACATCAGTTCTTATCTTCAGTTTGATGTTTTGCCCAGATCTGgtccaataaataaattttatatgatttcctgatatttaaatttagtttaattctTAATTGATTGCCTTTCAAAATGTAAATCAAGTCTTTTAATATTGCCaataaaagatatatttttctttattaagcCCAAATCCTTTTACACTATTCACCTGACTTTACCAAAATCTATTTTCTAATATGTTTTATGAGTTAAAACTCGATAAACAACATTTACAATATTATGAACTTAAATTCTAAGAACTGCGAAGGGAGAGTAGGatcttaaaaacaatttagatgtaaaattatttattttacgtACAACCAACTGTAGTATGAATGTCTGTCCCACTTCTCAGCATGTTTGGAGGCGGTAAAATTCGCCCGTCGTCAGAAGGAACGTGATCCCGGATACTTTGTGCCCAAGTGCAGGAAGGATGGCAACTTTGCGGCGATGCAGTGCTACGGGAGCAATGGATGCTGGTGCAGCGACAGCCAGGGCAGGCCCATCGAGGATGACTCCAATAAATTCCGACGGAACGGAAAGCTCCGCTGCAGGGCTAATCGACGCGATCGCCGACGCCTGGCATCCCATCAGATTGGCTATAGTCCGGATACTTCCGCCTCCAAGGGAAGTGCAGAGACAGGATCTTCTGCCCACCGACCCTGCAGCAAGTCCGATCGGCTGATGTTCAACACTAATCTGATGCGCATGATCCGCAACGAGGCCCAGAGCTTTTTCCGCCAGCCCTCGCTGTCGGATTCCCACATACTGGAGTGGAAGTTCTCCAAACTGGACACGAATGGCAACAAGTTGCTCGATCGCCAGGAAGTAAGGGAGCTGAAGAAGGTCCTCAGGCGGGTAAGTAATTTATTTGGTGTGTCCTGGATGGTTTATACCTCTTGGTTTTATTTAGAATGTGAAACCTCGAAGATGCGGACGCACCTTTGGCAAATACTGCGATGTCACCAAGGATGCAAACCTCAATTTGCTGGAGTGGAGCATCTGCTTTACCAAAGAGTTTAACAACCGTGAGTAATGTCGATTATAATGTGGGTATGGAATTGCAGTAgggttttaaattaagtttttaaaaaactattttttttgtgctttacTGACATTATCAATTTTTATAGAGATTAATAAAGCATCACGCATATGATATGAAGCTTAATCCATTCAATAATAGTCCCAATGGGTTGTGCTTAAAATGAATACTAACTTCACCGCATGATCTTTGATGATAACCCACTTGGTATCATCATCATCTGTTCGAACCTTTAAATCATCTCCCACCTGTGTGTCACCTAAATCCAGGTAGCGCTGTCGTTGCCCTCCTATCCAGCAGTGCAGCTACCGCCCCGCCGCACTCCACCCACTACAGCATCCACAATACGAACCACCGAGGTCATACCAATACCAACATTATAGGTAGTGGCCACAATCCGCACTCGTACTCCGAGGATGTTAGTGGCAGTGATGAGCACGAGGACAACTACGAGGACAGCGGGACGGGTTACGGAGGAGAAGAGGAGGACTCGCAGGGTGCAGATCTGCCCAGCTCGCGAACCCACATCCCATCATTATATAGTACGTTGATTTGTGTGAAAGCTAATTACTTAAATCATTTTGCTATACAACTTTGAACAAGCATTGCATatacaaactttaaatttatatattttccttaCCCTTTTATTTAAACTCAAAGTGTTCCTACCCTGATTATTATATCTTAGATATCATTTCAACAAATATCATTTCGATGCTTCCTCAATATGAAATAAGATCCGATTGACTCTCATTTCATATCGTTTCTTTTCTGTTCGTTATCATTCTGCATGCTTCCAAAGGGCagaataaaatgtatgttaaCGCGCAAATCTTTACAGTGCTCAACTCGAAGCCAGAGGCAACGAGCCAGGACATAGAGGGCGAATCCAACTGCTGGATAGACCAGTCGATGACACGGGAGGAGCAGGGCGTAAGTGATGATGCATCTTTTATAGATTACCTTTTATAAACTAGCTTATGTCTCTGAACAGCATGGCGTTAAGAACGTTCTATTCGTGCCGCAGTGCCTGCCGGATGGTCGCTACCAGCGCATCCAGTGCTACTCCTCCACGTCCACCTCGTACTGCTGGTGTGTCAACGAGGATACGGGCAAGAGCATTCCGGGCACATCGGTGAAGAACAAGAAGCCGCAGTGCGACGAAACTGTGGTGGTGCGACCGATGAAAGGATGCACCGAGCCGCGCAAGACGCAGTTCCTCAAGGAGCTGAAGGCCTACCTCAACTCATCCCTTCTGCCAAGCATCACCACTGGGTAGGAAGGCATCCCATATAATCCAAAAAACACTTCCTGTTCCTACAAtgaactattattatttaaaattaattttccacaataataaaaattctttaacatTGCAGCACCAATTCTAGCACGTGGAAGTCAGAAGATGAGCGGATTGCCACGTTGAGCTTTGTCGTTCTGGACAAGAACAAAAATAAGTCGTGGGATCGGCGAGAGTGGAAGAACTTCCGCGATCTTGTCACCAGTGCCAGGTGAGCTGCCCCATATATTCTAACCTCGCGGACAATTCCTAAATATTTGCAATTCCCTAGCAATCTGCGCAGATGTGGCAAGAAGATGCCGCGCTACTGCGACGTCAATGGGGACAAGAAGATCTCGCTGCCCGAGTGGCTCAACTGCCTGCAAGCAACTCCGCGGGAAAGTGCCACCACAGCCAAGCCGGCACAGTCAAGTGAGTGAATCTTATTAATAGTATGTGGATATTTGGATACCAATTCGAGAAGAAATTCCAGATGAGACGGCCAGCCCAAAACTTCAGGGATTTAATCCGCTGGAGCGATATCTGAAAGATTAACTGGGAATATGAAATGCCCCAtccgtgctgctgctgctactacTCATAAGATGCCATGACACACACAAAACCACACTAAAACACTCACCAGACTCCACCACTCAAAATAGGGAGGGTCGATTTTTTGgattaataaacttttaactATGCTAagtgacattttttttaagaaatataatttctaGCTTTGCACCACAAaacataaatcataatttttacaTATCTCACATTAGTAGACAATCCAATCAGTAGGcaacatatatttttacaacGTTTTATTAATGGTATAATACTGAAGTTTCTGCACAATtgtaaaacacataaaaattcaatatctTAGTATCTAATCCAGAAATCAAATATTCTAAGTTGTTACTTCAGAATTAAACTATACCTTATGTTCTTTGGTTCGTAGACACTTTAAACTTAAGTTACCCAGAATTTTTCCGTAGAACCCTCGATCTGCACAATAATTAGTCCAAGAAATCGATCCACCCCGAACCGCATATACACACAGACACATTCCTAGCATTAGATTCTATAATTTACATGTGTATGTTACTAATTCTTAATTAGTGTTGTAAATATTATCGGACATAAATGTTTAAGCTAAGTTAACAGTATGGTAAAAGTGGTTACACGGGTAGTTCAGCCTAGTGATGTTTGGCACTGATCACATCCCAGTGGATGAGGCGGAGCGGCAACCTCTTGATGTCCATTTCCTCCCATGGGATAACTCTCAGGAGCTGCTTGGCGGCGTAGAACAGCAGAAGGATAACGAGCGTAGTCACCTCCATGATGACGAAGTGCGAAATGGACGTGCCGATGTCCAGCCAGGAGCCCTGGTTGCGCACCAGGAACAGAAAGTTCAGACCCATCACATCGCAGATGAGTAGCAGGCAGATGAAGATCTGCTCTTCGTGCTGGCGCACAAACTCACTCTGGGCATAGACCACCGACATGATCAACACCACGGGCACGAGGAGCTTCAGCAGCACCAGACCCATGATCACAAAGGGGGCAAAGTGACTCACGTAGCAGCGCGCGATATTGGGATCAAAGGAGCTGATGGAGGCTATGTTTCCGGAGCCAAAGAGCGAAAAGAACGTGTACAGAAGCAGGGTGAAGGCCAGTCGGAGCGCTGACTTCTCCGCCTTCGCGTTCTGCGCCCTCAGGGTGAGACTCAGTTCCAAGGCCAGCAGCTGGACAAACACAGCCTCATAGGAGGTGCATAGTGTGGCGTACAGGGATCCCAAATTAAAGCCAATCTGAGCCAGACGCATATCCAGTCTTTGATCTTTGCTCAGCAGAATGGATGCGAAGGTGTATACCAGAAACGACCAGCTGGCCACCTTCAAAGGTGGAGGAATATTCCAACCATTTGAGTGCAGATAGGCACACACAACGGTTTGCAGCAGGATCAGGGCATTGCAGTATTTGGTGTGCGTTTTGTAACTCAATCTCGTCTTCGAATTCCAAAGTGAGTTCACAAGGATCACAATAACTCCAGCTCCAAGCAGGTACCCATTGCGATAGCCGACCGACAGAGGCAGCAGGGGAAAGCAGGCCAGGATCAGGACTAAGGTCAGCCATATGTAAAACTCTCTGCTCTTTGGTTTAAAGTTACTCCAACCATTGTAGCAGGCGAAGGCCAAAAAGCAGAGCGAGATCAGGCGTCGCTCAAAGAAGGTGAATACCATCAGCTCCGCGCAAGCTATAATCAATATAAGCTGCCACATTGTGGTCTGCAAGGCTGGAACACTGTAAGCCGCTGCTGGTGAGGAGGCAAAGTTTTGACTCCAAGGTTGCAGAGCCTTCAGCCAGACGAATAGCGGCAGGAGCAGATAAAAGGATATGTCTAGCGGTGTTCGTTGGCTCAGCAAGCAGATGACCAGCAGGATCACAGAACTTCCCAGGCTCAGCCTCACCAGCTTGGTGCTCCTCTCAAGGACCAACTCCACTTTTCCAGCCCTGTTCCGGGACAACAGGCGGTAGAGATAGAACATCCATGCCAGGAAAGTGGAAGTGGTACTCAATAGAAGCGCTCTACGGTAGTATCCATGGTAGTAATCGATGCCTTCAAGGGCTTGCACCATGACGGCTTGACTTTTGGCCATGGAAAGTGAATACTCCCTATTCTTCTTAAGCTTCAAGAAGTCATCTTTGTATCCCTTAATGACATCCGCTGAAAGCGCATCAAATTCGGATAAAACCTCCgcaaaaaatccttttttatgCTGCTTCAGCAGTGCCTCGTACTGCTCCAGAAGCTGCAAAGCGTTTAAATGGCAGGCCATGGCCTCGTACTCCTTGCTGACATTCATGTAGCCCACGGGTAATGTTCCGAAATTGTTCATGGGCGGCGGCAGACCCACCAGTGCCGACATCAAGGGTGTCAGCTGTGCTTGCTCCAGTTCGTGTAGCGGCATTGCAGGACCTTCATTGTTGGGCATAAATGTGCGACCTCCAGGATTGGAAACCGATCGGTAAACTCCTGCGCCCCAGAGCACAAAAGGAGTGTCCGTCTCATGGGCAGAGCCCGCACCATGGGCACCTGCAAGTGATCGGTTTGTTTTAATTCGGAACTAAAGGTTCCTACCACATTTGCTTACCCGAGTCGGTCATTCCATGATCAGCGGTCAGCAGGTACGCAGTGCGCTTGTCGGGAAACACCCGCTCAAATTCCTCATAGATCTCGTAAACGCCCCTCTCCGTCTTGGCCACATTCTGGAGAAACTTGGGCGAGCCCGGCTTGTGGACATGTCCGGCGGTATCCAGACCTAAAAGATGCAGGAAGAAGACCACGTGACTGGCCCTTTCCAGAGCCTCCCTCTTCCGCTGGATCAGCAATTTAACCCGCTTAAAAACCCACTCGTCCTGCTCATAGGTATCGTAGCCCGGCGAAAAGTCCAACTCGGTGTAGGAGCGGAAGTGCGTCCATCCCTTGGGCAGATGTGAGAACACGTCGAGGACGTCGTCGGCGCCCCAAGCGTAGGTCTGGGAGCTCCGGTTGAACACCGTGTCGAAGTCGATTGGGTTCTTCTTCCAGCCACGCAGCACAGCTGAAGGATCCTCGTACAATCCGGCGATCAGGGTTATGTGGCCGGGTCGCGTTTCCGTGGGCACGCGAGTGCGCGACACGCCCACCACGCCCTCGCGCGTGAAAATCTTGCTCAGGTGCGGCACATACCGGCAGTTCTCCTCGAAGAAGGAGTCGGCTCGGAATCCATCGGTCACAATCAGCACCAAACGCAAAGCCGGCGCCTCCAGTCCGTAAACTATTGGACGTTTCTGCGGAGTCAGACCCGTAATCACAGGCGAACGGAAGTAGATTACGAATATGGAGCCCAGGAGCAGTACGTGGACCACCAGTGCGTAGGCAATCCACATCGCGGCCGGaatgtttgttttcaaatGACAATCAGCTGTGAGGAGAAGTGAGTAAGTGGTATCGAATACTCAAACCGGACTAGAAGGCAGTCAGTGATGGCAGAATCTAAGAGCTACTGTGGAGgttaatgtaaaatgtaaaatagcTATTTTAAGGTCAAATTCAGCTTCTAACCATTTTTGTTCAATTAGTATTCTTGATTTGCACATATTTATTTCGTAGCCGCTTCTAAttttatgtttgacaaattgGAAACAGTTTTGTTACTGATTTTGTCATCTCTGAAGAAA
Coding sequences within it:
- the LOC128256411 gene encoding SPARC-related modular calcium-binding protein 1 isoform X1 → MLARCVLFVTWLAVFIATGKSDDQLMKLPACAAKQGECDDNEGSVCGTDGQTYPTRCHLLRAQCGGHQVSLKYSGSCNACLEAVKFARRQKERDPGYFVPKCRKDGNFAAMQCYGSNGCWCSDSQGRPIEDDSNKFRRNGKLRCRANRRDRRRLASHQIGYSPDTSASKGSAETGSSAHRPCSKSDRLMFNTNLMRMIRNEAQSFFRQPSLSDSHILEWKFSKLDTNGNKLLDRQEVRELKKVLRRNVKPRRCGRTFGKYCDVTKDANLNLLEWSICFTKEFNNRSAVVALLSSSAATAPPHSTHYSIHNTNHRGHTNTNIIGSGHNPHSYSEDVSGSDEHEDNYEDSGTGYGGEEEDSQGADLPSSRTHIPSLYRQNKMYVNAQIFTVLNSKPEATSQDIEGESNCWIDQSMTREEQGHGVKNVLFVPQCLPDGRYQRIQCYSSTSTSYCWCVNEDTGKSIPGTSVKNKKPQCDETVVVRPMKGCTEPRKTQFLKELKAYLNSSLLPSITTGTNSSTWKSEDERIATLSFVVLDKNKNKSWDRREWKNFRDLVTSASNLRRCGKKMPRYCDVNGDKKISLPEWLNCLQATPRESATTAKPAQSNETASPKLQGFNPLERYLKD
- the LOC128256410 gene encoding GPI ethanolamine phosphate transferase 1, translated to MWIAYALVVHVLLLGSIFVIYFRSPVITGLTPQKRPIVYGLEAPALRLVLIVTDGFRADSFFEENCRYVPHLSKIFTREGVVGVSRTRVPTETRPGHITLIAGLYEDPSAVLRGWKKNPIDFDTVFNRSSQTYAWGADDVLDVFSHLPKGWTHFRSYTELDFSPGYDTYEQDEWVFKRVKLLIQRKREALERASHVVFFLHLLGLDTAGHVHKPGSPKFLQNVAKTERGVYEIYEEFERVFPDKRTAYLLTADHGMTDSGAHGAGSAHETDTPFVLWGAGVYRSVSNPGGRTFMPNNEGPAMPLHELEQAQLTPLMSALVGLPPPMNNFGTLPVGYMNVSKEYEAMACHLNALQLLEQYEALLKQHKKGFFAEVLSEFDALSADVIKGYKDDFLKLKKNREYSLSMAKSQAVMVQALEGIDYYHGYYRRALLLSTTSTFLAWMFYLYRLLSRNRAGKVELVLERSTKLVRLSLGSSVILLVICLLSQRTPLDISFYLLLPLFVWLKALQPWSQNFASSPAAAYSVPALQTTMWQLILIIACAELMVFTFFERRLISLCFLAFACYNGWSNFKPKSREFYIWLTLVLILACFPLLPLSVGYRNGYLLGAGVIVILVNSLWNSKTRLSYKTHTKYCNALILLQTVVCAYLHSNGWNIPPPLKVASWSFLVYTFASILLSKDQRLDMRLAQIGFNLGSLYATLCTSYEAVFVQLLALELSLTLRAQNAKAEKSALRLAFTLLLYTFFSLFGSGNIASISSFDPNIARCYVSHFAPFVIMGLVLLKLLVPVVLIMSVVYAQSEFVRQHEEQIFICLLLICDVMGLNFLFLVRNQGSWLDIGTSISHFVIMEVTTLVILLLFYAAKQLLRVIPWEEMDIKRLPLRLIHWDVISAKHH
- the LOC128256411 gene encoding SPARC-related modular calcium-binding protein 2 isoform X2, translating into MLARCVLFVTWLAVFIATGKSDDQLMKLPACAAKQGECDDNEGSVCGTDGQTYPTRCHLLRAQCGGHQVSLKYSGSCNACLEAVKFARRQKERDPGYFVPKCRKDGNFAAMQCYGSNGCWCSDSQGRPIEDDSNKFRRNGKLRCRANRRDRRRLASHQIGYSPDTSASKGSAETGSSAHRPCSKSDRLMFNTNLMRMIRNEAQSFFRQPSLSDSHILEWKFSKLDTNGNKLLDRQEVRELKKVLRRNVKPRRCGRTFGKYCDVTKDANLNLLEWSICFTKEFNNRSAVVALLSSSAATAPPHSTHYSIHNTNHRGHTNTNIIGSGHNPHSYSEDVSGSDEHEDNYEDSGTGYGGEEEDSQGADLPSSRTHIPSLYMLNSKPEATSQDIEGESNCWIDQSMTREEQGHGVKNVLFVPQCLPDGRYQRIQCYSSTSTSYCWCVNEDTGKSIPGTSVKNKKPQCDETVVVRPMKGCTEPRKTQFLKELKAYLNSSLLPSITTGTNSSTWKSEDERIATLSFVVLDKNKNKSWDRREWKNFRDLVTSASNLRRCGKKMPRYCDVNGDKKISLPEWLNCLQATPRESATTAKPAQSNETASPKLQGFNPLERYLKD
- the LOC128256411 gene encoding SPARC-related modular calcium-binding protein 2 isoform X4 — translated: MLARCVLFVTWLAVFIATGKSDDQLMKLPACAAKQGECDDNEGSVCGTDGQTYPTRCHLLRAQCGGHQVSLKYSGSCNACLEAVKFARRQKERDPGYFVPKCRKDGNFAAMQCYGSNGCWCSDSQGRPIEDDSNKFRRNGKLRCRANRRDRRRLASHQIGYSPDTSASKGSAETGSSAHRPCSKSDRLMFNTNLMRMIRNEAQSFFRQPSLSDSHILEWKFSKLDTNGNKLLDRQEVRELKKVLRRNVKPRRCGRTFGKYCDVTKDANLNLLEWSICFTKEFNNLLNSKPEATSQDIEGESNCWIDQSMTREEQGHGVKNVLFVPQCLPDGRYQRIQCYSSTSTSYCWCVNEDTGKSIPGTSVKNKKPQCDETVVVRPMKGCTEPRKTQFLKELKAYLNSSLLPSITTGTNSSTWKSEDERIATLSFVVLDKNKNKSWDRREWKNFRDLVTSASNLRRCGKKMPRYCDVNGDKKISLPEWLNCLQATPRESATTAKPAQSNETASPKLQGFNPLERYLKD
- the LOC128256411 gene encoding SPARC-related modular calcium-binding protein 2 isoform X3, whose product is MLARCVLFVTWLAVFIATGKSDDQLMKLPACAAKQGECDDNEGSVCGTDGQTYPTRCHLLRAQCGGHQVSLKYSGSCNACLEAVKFARRQKERDPGYFVPKCRKDGNFAAMQCYGSNGCWCSDSQGRPIEDDSNKFRRNGKLRCRANRRDRRRLASHQIGYSPDTSASKGSAETGSSAHRPCSKSDRLMFNTNLMRMIRNEAQSFFRQPSLSDSHILEWKFSKLDTNGNKLLDRQEVRELKKVLRRNVKPRRCGRTFGKYCDVTKDANLNLLEWSICFTKEFNNRSGHNPHSYSEDVSGSDEHEDNYEDSGTGYGGEEEDSQGADLPSSRTHIPSLYRQNKMYVNAQIFTVLNSKPEATSQDIEGESNCWIDQSMTREEQGHGVKNVLFVPQCLPDGRYQRIQCYSSTSTSYCWCVNEDTGKSIPGTSVKNKKPQCDETVVVRPMKGCTEPRKTQFLKELKAYLNSSLLPSITTGTNSSTWKSEDERIATLSFVVLDKNKNKSWDRREWKNFRDLVTSASNLRRCGKKMPRYCDVNGDKKISLPEWLNCLQATPRESATTAKPAQSNETASPKLQGFNPLERYLKD